In the Campylobacter sp. RM6914 genome, one interval contains:
- a CDS encoding M48 family metallopeptidase, whose product MAVKTACINFYNLQVKLNFKPRVKNTHLRVAKNAQISMTLPFRATQKQAIDFLEKNKEWLINTHERILKNMPKDDEFILLGKIYKIKFDEIYKIPVIDDNEILVKDKNLLEKFKKTRAKEIFSKAIMEFKPLMNREVNRITVRNMQTRWGSCNSRKGYINLNINLIEKDEELIKYVVLHELTHLIYPHHQKSFYNFIERIMPDFRKREKRLNGKIV is encoded by the coding sequence ATGGCAGTCAAAACGGCTTGTATAAATTTTTATAACCTACAAGTTAAGCTAAATTTCAAACCGCGCGTTAAAAACACTCATTTAAGAGTAGCTAAAAACGCGCAAATTTCGATGACGCTACCCTTTCGTGCCACTCAAAAACAAGCTATAGATTTTTTAGAAAAAAACAAAGAGTGGCTTATAAATACACATGAGAGAATTTTAAAAAACATGCCAAAAGATGATGAATTTATCCTACTTGGCAAAATTTATAAGATAAAATTCGATGAAATTTACAAGATACCTGTGATCGATGACAATGAAATTTTAGTAAAAGATAAAAACTTGCTTGAAAAATTTAAAAAAACCAGAGCAAAGGAAATTTTTAGCAAAGCAATAATGGAATTTAAGCCACTTATGAATCGTGAGGTTAATCGCATCACCGTAAGAAATATGCAAACTAGATGGGGGAGTTGCAACTCTCGCAAAGGATATATAAATTTAAATATAAATTTGATAGAAAAAGACGAAGAGCTCATAAAATACGTCGTTCTTCACGAACTAACACATCTTATATATCCGCATCATCAAAAGAGTTTTTATAACTTTATCGAGCGTATAATGCCTGACTTTAGAAAGAGAGAGAAAAGACTAAACGGCAAGATCGTATAG
- a CDS encoding MATE family efflux transporter — translation MNLSLKKLTIPIFLDMFLHFITLIINTYMVTKVSVHLVGAMGAGNQVMDLFMTIFGFLSVGCSIVVAQALGAKNKKLVKRVIHASITFNSIVGLLSATFIFFYGYEILELLKVPANLQQESYTYLHMLGFALMFDGIGMVLAAILRVYGYATEVMFVSFLMNIITVAGNAIMLFGWFGLPSYGLYGVAISTIAGRFVGLIVLAIMLIRLAKVRIFIKRLFSLPFNVLRKILHVGLPSAGENLLWMAQYMVAFGFVASMGEASLSVQTIYFQITLLILLCGASISIANEVIVGHLVGAKQFEEAYLRTFRALRYGVIATVVVVLIMFALKDLIMHELNLTQELKDVMLPLFTLSIVLEIGRTFNIVIVNALRASGDARFPLMTGLVFMWGVSLPLGYFLGIYLGWGILGVWIGFTADEWLRGLVNTWRWKSKKWQSKRLV, via the coding sequence ATGAATTTATCTCTCAAAAAACTTACCATACCTATATTTTTGGATATGTTTTTACACTTTATAACACTCATCATAAACACATATATGGTGACAAAGGTAAGCGTTCATCTAGTCGGAGCTATGGGCGCAGGAAACCAAGTCATGGACCTGTTTATGACGATATTTGGCTTTTTAAGCGTGGGTTGCTCTATCGTAGTGGCACAAGCCTTAGGCGCTAAGAACAAAAAACTTGTAAAACGCGTCATTCACGCAAGTATAACATTTAACTCTATCGTAGGGCTTTTGTCTGCGACATTTATCTTTTTTTACGGATATGAAATTTTAGAGCTTCTAAAAGTCCCGGCAAATTTACAACAAGAAAGCTATACCTACTTACATATGCTTGGTTTTGCACTCATGTTTGACGGTATCGGCATGGTGCTTGCTGCGATTTTGCGCGTTTATGGATATGCTACCGAGGTTATGTTTGTTTCGTTTTTAATGAACATTATAACCGTTGCAGGTAACGCCATCATGCTTTTTGGTTGGTTTGGCTTGCCAAGTTACGGACTATACGGGGTTGCTATATCAACCATAGCAGGACGATTTGTCGGACTTATCGTGCTTGCCATTATGCTTATCCGCCTTGCAAAAGTTAGAATTTTCATTAAAAGACTATTTAGCTTACCATTTAACGTCTTGCGTAAAATTTTGCATGTCGGGCTTCCAAGCGCCGGAGAAAACCTGCTTTGGATGGCTCAATACATGGTCGCCTTTGGCTTTGTTGCAAGTATGGGAGAAGCAAGTTTGTCGGTGCAAACAATTTACTTTCAAATAACACTTTTAATACTTCTGTGCGGGGCAAGCATAAGCATAGCAAACGAAGTTATAGTCGGGCATTTGGTTGGCGCTAAGCAGTTTGAAGAGGCTTATCTCCGTACTTTTAGGGCATTAAGATACGGCGTTATTGCAACCGTTGTTGTTGTGCTTATAATGTTTGCGTTAAAAGACCTTATCATGCATGAGTTAAATTTAACACAAGAGTTAAAAGATGTTATGTTGCCACTTTTTACACTATCTATCGTGCTTGAGATCGGCAGGACATTTAATATCGTTATCGTAAATGCTCTTCGTGCTAGCGGCGATGCTAGATTTCCATTAATGACGGGCTTAGTTTTTATGTGGGGCGTAAGTCTTCCGCTTGGGTATTTTTTAGGAATTTATCTTGGCTGGGGGATACTTGGCGTTTGGATAGGATTTACGGCTGATGAATGGCTAAGAGGACTTGTTAATACTTGGCGCTGGAAGAGTAAAAAATGGCAGTCAAAACGGCTTGTATAA
- a CDS encoding TRAP transporter permease: MENKTHENEEQFVEVKTREINSNFYNCFVAILCFSWSVFQLYIAYFPLNTNIARSAHLAFAISLVFLLYPVTFHKKAHTSLPFYDLILCVVGTLAVLYPAIEFYSLAERPGDYLQRDVIIAFIAVIVLIEAGRRVIGPALGIISILFLLYDYFGRYMPDIIAHQGASFEKLAGHMFLTTEGIFGVPIGVSVSFIYLFVLFGSLLERAGAGQYFINLAFSLLGKFRGGPAKASVIASGLTGMVSGSSTANVVTVGTFTIPLMKKAGLSRTKAGAIEVAAGVNGQLMPPIMGAAAFIIAEFLGMTYTNVMMAAVIPAFACYISLFFIVHLESCKLGLKGIEQSEYHSRLKIFLSGIHYITPILVLLYTLLIAKESAISAAFNAIGFLFLIMIFQEPVKKLAQGEKISKDDVLVGFSDIFWAMVSAAKSMTTIAVATGLAGIIVGSISLTGLGQVLSEIVEQVAGNNIILILLLTAVMSLVLGMGLPTTANYIVVSSLVAPVILLLAYKNGFLVPAIAAHMFVFYFGILADDTPPVGIAAYAAAGIAKANPVIVGLQGFFYDLRTAILPFAFFFNNKLMLIESVNPDDPLDAKGIVWMSNPFEILLVFAMTVIGMFAFSSVLQGYFVTKVRIWERVLLVSVVPLMLVPNICAKYSVVPNEYAAYAIGFGIYMFVFATQWMKNKREKSLATA; the protein is encoded by the coding sequence ATGGAGAATAAAACTCACGAGAACGAAGAGCAATTCGTTGAAGTCAAAACGAGAGAGATAAATAGTAATTTTTACAACTGTTTTGTAGCTATTTTATGCTTTTCATGGTCTGTATTTCAGCTTTATATAGCGTATTTTCCTTTAAACACAAACATTGCAAGATCGGCACACCTTGCCTTTGCGATATCACTTGTATTCTTACTTTATCCGGTTACTTTTCACAAAAAAGCACATACAAGCTTGCCATTTTATGATCTAATACTATGTGTTGTCGGTACCTTGGCCGTGCTTTATCCGGCTATTGAATTTTATAGTTTGGCTGAAAGACCTGGTGATTATTTACAAAGAGATGTAATTATCGCATTTATCGCGGTTATCGTGCTTATAGAAGCAGGCAGAAGAGTCATCGGTCCGGCACTTGGTATTATTTCGATTTTATTTTTATTGTATGATTATTTTGGGCGATATATGCCAGATATTATCGCGCATCAGGGTGCAAGTTTTGAGAAATTAGCCGGTCATATGTTTTTAACAACGGAGGGAATTTTTGGAGTTCCTATCGGTGTTAGTGTTAGTTTTATATATCTTTTTGTGCTTTTTGGATCATTGCTTGAAAGAGCCGGAGCAGGGCAGTATTTTATAAATTTAGCCTTTTCTTTACTTGGTAAATTTAGAGGTGGTCCGGCAAAAGCTTCAGTTATAGCAAGTGGATTAACAGGCATGGTAAGCGGAAGCTCAACTGCAAACGTTGTGACTGTTGGAACTTTTACCATCCCACTTATGAAAAAAGCCGGTCTTAGTAGAACAAAAGCAGGCGCTATCGAAGTTGCGGCAGGAGTAAATGGTCAACTTATGCCTCCTATTATGGGTGCAGCTGCATTTATCATCGCTGAATTTTTAGGTATGACATATACAAATGTCATGATGGCGGCTGTTATACCTGCATTTGCATGTTATATCTCGTTATTTTTTATCGTGCATTTAGAAAGCTGTAAATTGGGATTAAAGGGGATAGAGCAAAGCGAATACCACTCAAGGCTTAAAATTTTCCTTAGCGGTATACATTATATCACGCCGATACTAGTCCTGCTTTATACGCTTTTGATTGCAAAAGAGTCTGCTATATCGGCAGCGTTTAATGCGATAGGATTTTTATTTTTGATAATGATATTTCAAGAGCCTGTAAAAAAACTAGCCCAAGGCGAAAAGATAAGCAAAGATGACGTTTTGGTCGGTTTTAGCGATATATTTTGGGCAATGGTTTCTGCGGCAAAAAGCATGACTACGATAGCTGTAGCAACAGGACTTGCGGGTATTATTGTCGGCTCTATATCGCTAACGGGACTTGGTCAAGTGCTTTCAGAGATAGTCGAGCAAGTCGCCGGAAATAATATAATCTTAATCCTACTTCTTACCGCTGTTATGTCGCTGGTGCTTGGTATGGGGCTTCCTACTACGGCAAACTACATAGTTGTTTCAAGCTTGGTCGCGCCTGTTATACTGCTTCTAGCGTATAAAAACGGCTTTTTAGTGCCGGCTATAGCTGCACATATGTTTGTGTTTTATTTTGGAATTTTAGCCGACGATACACCGCCTGTTGGTATCGCTGCATATGCGGCAGCAGGTATTGCCAAGGCAAATCCAGTCATAGTCGGACTTCAAGGATTTTTCTATGATCTTAGAACTGCGATCTTGCCGTTTGCATTTTTCTTTAATAACAAACTTATGCTAATCGAAAGCGTAAACCCAGATGATCCGCTTGATGCAAAAGGGATAGTTTGGATGAGTAATCCTTTTGAAATACTACTTGTTTTTGCAATGACAGTAATTGGTATGTTTGCATTTTCGAGTGTTTTGCAAGGGTATTTTGTGACAAAAGTCAGAATTTGGGAAAGGGTGCTTTTGGTATCAGTTGTGCCTTTGATGCTTGTGCCAAACATCTGTGCTAAATACTCTGTTGTGCCAAACGAATACGCCGCTTATGCGATAGGATTTGGTATATATATGTTTGTATTTGCTACTCAGTGGATGAAAAATAAACGAGAAAAATCCCTAGCCACTGCTTAA
- a CDS encoding sodium-dependent transporter, with product MEKKNFTSRWAFIIACVGSAVGMANVWGFPYKVGANGGGAFLIIYLMFIALFSYVALSAEYAIGRRAKTGTLGSYEYAFATRGLGGVGKILGWIPLAGSMCIAIGYAVIIAYVLKALTQALSGSLMSVDTNTWFESFALTPYSVVPFHIIVVVGTLLTLFFGAKSIEKTNKIMMPLFFILFTILAVRVAMLDGAFEGYKFIFKADFSKLSDPMVWVAAMGQAFFSLSITGSGMIVYGAYLPKTEDVVDSARKTAIFDTIAATVAAFVMIPAVFAYSMDPAAGPKLLFVTLPKILQDMPGGQIFAIILFTAVIFGGISSLQNMFEAVAESILHKFPKLKRTHVLVALCVVCLGVGINMEMISSWGPWMDLVSIYIIPIGAVIGALSWFWVIKKEEIMDEINTGAAKKHGDLWYNIGRYVYVPLAFVLCVIALSMGISF from the coding sequence ATGGAAAAGAAAAATTTTACCTCTAGGTGGGCTTTTATTATCGCGTGTGTCGGCTCTGCCGTTGGCATGGCGAATGTCTGGGGCTTTCCGTATAAGGTCGGCGCAAACGGTGGTGGTGCTTTTTTGATCATCTATCTAATGTTTATCGCACTTTTTTCTTATGTTGCATTAAGTGCGGAGTATGCTATCGGCAGAAGGGCTAAAACAGGAACTCTTGGCTCATACGAATACGCCTTTGCAACAAGAGGACTCGGCGGCGTTGGTAAAATTTTAGGCTGGATACCGCTTGCAGGCTCTATGTGTATAGCTATCGGCTACGCGGTAATCATAGCTTACGTTTTAAAGGCTTTAACGCAAGCGCTTAGTGGCTCTTTAATGAGCGTTGATACAAATACCTGGTTTGAGTCCTTCGCTCTTACGCCGTATTCGGTTGTGCCTTTTCACATTATCGTTGTGGTCGGCACTTTGCTTACGTTATTTTTTGGAGCAAAAAGTATCGAAAAAACAAACAAGATCATGATGCCGTTATTTTTTATACTTTTTACTATTTTGGCGGTGCGTGTTGCTATGCTTGATGGTGCTTTTGAGGGGTATAAATTTATATTTAAGGCTGATTTCTCAAAGCTTAGCGACCCTATGGTTTGGGTTGCGGCTATGGGACAGGCGTTTTTCTCGCTTTCCATTACGGGCTCTGGCATGATAGTTTATGGTGCGTATTTGCCAAAGACTGAAGACGTGGTTGACTCTGCAAGAAAGACGGCGATATTTGATACCATAGCGGCTACTGTGGCGGCATTTGTTATGATACCTGCCGTATTTGCCTACTCTATGGATCCTGCTGCTGGACCTAAACTTCTTTTTGTAACCTTGCCTAAAATTTTACAAGATATGCCAGGTGGGCAAATTTTTGCGATCATACTTTTTACGGCTGTTATTTTTGGCGGAATTTCATCTTTGCAAAATATGTTTGAGGCTGTAGCCGAGTCGATACTTCATAAATTTCCAAAACTAAAACGAACTCACGTGCTTGTCGCTCTTTGTGTTGTATGCTTAGGAGTTGGTATAAACATGGAGATGATCTCAAGTTGGGGACCGTGGATGGATCTTGTTAGCATATATATCATTCCTATCGGTGCAGTTATCGGCGCTCTTTCTTGGTTTTGGGTGATAAAAAAAGAGGAGATAATGGACGAGATAAACACTGGAGCGGCCAAAAAGCACGGCGACTTATGGTATAACATCGGAAGATATGTTTATGTTCCTCTTGCCTTTGTGCTTTGCGTCATTGCGCTAAGTATGGGAATTTCATTTTAG